The Polynucleobacter sp. JS-JIR-5-A7 region GATAACTTTGTGAGGTGGCTACAATGGATCCTCCAAAAATATGAGCAACCTACAAAATCCCCCCGCCTTGAATTCAGTCAGCCCCTTGGGTTTTTGGGATAGCGCCCTTGGTGCCCTGTCCCGCGAGCTGTCGCCTCAGCAGTTCAAAACCTGGATACAGCCCTTAACGCTTATTTCTTTTGAAGAGAGTGAACATTCACTAACATTGGGTGCACCAAACCGATTTAAGTTAGACTGGATTAAGAAAACTTTTGCGGACCGCTTTCAAGAGCTTGCCTCCCAATACTTTGGCAACCCAATTAATGTCAGTTTCGTACTTGCCTTAGAGGGCTCAGCAAGCCCCTCAGTAATGATTGCCGCCAAAGAAGTAGAGGCCTCTGAGGCCAGGGTAGCCATTGAGGTTGCCCCTACCATTTCTGTGGAAGAGCAGTCTTTCGAGATTGAGGATCACTCAAAACTAAACCCAAACCTCACCTTTGAAACCTTTGTAACCGGTAAGGCAAACCAACTAGCAAGGGCCGCATCGATTCAGGTTGCCCACAACCCGGGGACATCCTACAACCCCATGTTTTTATACGGTGGGGTTGGTTTAGGAAAAACCCATTTAATCCATGCGATTGGCAACCACCTTTTAAAAGAAAAGCCAAATGCCCGAATTCGCTATATTCATGCGGAACAATATGTTTCAGATGTGGTTAGGGCTTACCAACAAAAAGCCTTCGACCGCTTTAAGCGCTACTACCACTCGCTAGACCTTCTATTGATTGATGATATTCAATTCTTTAGCGGAAAATCGAGGACTCAAGAAGAGTTTTTCTACGCTTTTGAAGCCCTGTTGAGCAACAAGTCCCAGGTCATTATTACGAGCGACACCTATCCCAAAGAGATGGCAGGAATTGACGATCGCCTGATTTCTCGTTTTGACTCTGGCCTAACGGTCGCAATCGAGCCCCCTGAGCTAGAGATGCGGGTAGCTATTTTGATGAAGAAGGCTGTGAGCGAGGGCATCCCCATGAGCGAGGATGTTGCTTTCTTTGTAGCAAAACACCTACGCTCAAATGTTCGTGAGTTAGAGGGGGCTTTACGTAAGATTTTGGCTTTTGTTCGCTTCCACGGTCGCGAGGTAACCATAGAGGTTGCGAGAACCGCCCTTAAGGACCTTCTCTCAATCCAGAACCGTCAAATTTCTGTCGAAAATATTCAAAAAGCTGTTGCTGATTTTTACAGCATCAAGGTCGCGGATATGTATTCGAAAAAGCGTCCGGCTAATATTGCGCGCCCACGCCAAATCGCCATGTTTATGGCAAAAGAGTTGACCCAAAAAAGCTTCCCTGAGATCGGCGAGCTCTTTGGTGGAAGAGACCACACTACCGTTCTACACGCCGTTCGAAAGATTGGTGACGAACGGGCGCATGATAGCCAGTTGAACCATGAAATTCACGTTATCGAGCAAACCTTGAAAGCATAATTTTTTGCCTGTGGATAAGCTTGTGGGTAACCATGGGGATATGTTTGGGGATTAGTTGTGGATAAATTGTGAAGAGTCCACACTTCATGCAAAAATAGGGTGTTGGTAAAAAGCTATCCCATTTTTATGCAGTCTTTATACAGAAGTTTTCCACAGATTTTTAGACGTTTAATGTGTTGTTTTGTTTGAGGTTTTTGACTTATCCACGGAAAAACGAAGCCTTATTACTATTACTACTAAGATATATACAAGGATTTAAAAGCAATGCAACTTGTTAACACCTCTCGCGATAATTTATTGAAACCACTACAAGTGGTTAGTGGGATTGTTGAGCGTAGACATACACTTCCCATTTTGGCTAACCTCTTATTTAAAAAGAGTGGCGAGAAAGTGTCTTTTGTTTCTACTGATATCGAAATTCAAATTACCACTAACGCAAATTTTGGCGTTGGCTCAGAGGATGTAACGACAACCGTGGCAGCAAGAAAGTTGTTGGATATTTTGCGCGCTTTACCAGAAGGGCCGGTATCGCTCAATCTTAAAGACAATCGCATGGTAGTACAGAGTGGCAAAAGCCGCTTTTCGCTGCAAACCCTATCTGCTACAGAATTTCCTGTAATGCAAAGTATTGGTGAGGTGACGGCAGCCTGGAAGATGTCACAAAAGAGTTTCCGCCAACTTATTAGTCAAGTTCATTTCTCAATGGCGCAGCAAGATATCCGTTATTACCTAAATGGTATGTTGTTGGTGATTGAGGGTAAAGAGGTTGTCGCTGTTGCAACTGACGGTCATCGCTTGGCGTTTTCCCAAGTGGAGCTTGCTGAAGCTCCGTCTGGTTCAGGTCAAAGACAAGAAATTATTATTCCTCGCAAAACCATTCTAGAGTGCCAACACCTTCTTGAAGATTCTGATGAGCCTTTAGAAATCAGCTTAACCGCAAACCAGGTGAAGTTCGCCTTTGGGGACATTGAGCTTATTTCTAA contains the following coding sequences:
- the dnaA gene encoding chromosomal replication initiator protein DnaA, which translates into the protein MSNLQNPPALNSVSPLGFWDSALGALSRELSPQQFKTWIQPLTLISFEESEHSLTLGAPNRFKLDWIKKTFADRFQELASQYFGNPINVSFVLALEGSASPSVMIAAKEVEASEARVAIEVAPTISVEEQSFEIEDHSKLNPNLTFETFVTGKANQLARAASIQVAHNPGTSYNPMFLYGGVGLGKTHLIHAIGNHLLKEKPNARIRYIHAEQYVSDVVRAYQQKAFDRFKRYYHSLDLLLIDDIQFFSGKSRTQEEFFYAFEALLSNKSQVIITSDTYPKEMAGIDDRLISRFDSGLTVAIEPPELEMRVAILMKKAVSEGIPMSEDVAFFVAKHLRSNVRELEGALRKILAFVRFHGREVTIEVARTALKDLLSIQNRQISVENIQKAVADFYSIKVADMYSKKRPANIARPRQIAMFMAKELTQKSFPEIGELFGGRDHTTVLHAVRKIGDERAHDSQLNHEIHVIEQTLKA
- the dnaN gene encoding DNA polymerase III subunit beta; protein product: MQLVNTSRDNLLKPLQVVSGIVERRHTLPILANLLFKKSGEKVSFVSTDIEIQITTNANFGVGSEDVTTTVAARKLLDILRALPEGPVSLNLKDNRMVVQSGKSRFSLQTLSATEFPVMQSIGEVTAAWKMSQKSFRQLISQVHFSMAQQDIRYYLNGMLLVIEGKEVVAVATDGHRLAFSQVELAEAPSGSGQRQEIIIPRKTILECQHLLEDSDEPLEISLTANQVKFAFGDIELISKLVEGKFPDFQRVIPKGHKNSLIVDRDVLQAALQRAAILTTDKFKGVRFSLSPNRITVQSTNAEQEEAQEEIETEYGGDAVEIGFNVSYLLDVLANLKNEKIQISLGDANSSAVITLPGSENFKYVVMPMRI